In a single window of the Hippocampus zosterae strain Florida chromosome 6, ASM2543408v3, whole genome shotgun sequence genome:
- the mrpl41 gene encoding 39S ribosomal protein L41, mitochondrial yields MGVLSTLIRGMTRGADRMSEFTSKRGSRTHNKGRGARPAGVMLSSRKFLARQAMIPEFVVPALDGFKLKPYVSYRCPAGTEPPVTAESLFAEVVAPQIKKDFNEGIFDKERLEKYGYESTQEGKLFKLYPKNYVR; encoded by the coding sequence ATGGGCGTCTTGTCTACACTGATAAGAGGCATGACAAGAGGAGCGGATAGAATGTCGGAATTCACCAGCAAGCGAGGTTCAAGGACTCACAATAAAGGCAGAGGTGCAAGACCAGCTGGAGTGATGCTCTCCAGCAGAAAGTTTCTGGCAAGACAGGCCATGATTCCTGAGTTTGTGGTACCCGCTCTGGACGGGTTTAAACTCAAACCCTATGTATCATACCGCTGCCCAGCAGGAACTGAGCCTCCAGTGACTGCAGAGAGCCTGTTTGCTGAAGTGGTGGCTCCCCAGATCAAGAAAGACTTTAATGAAGGGATTTTTGACAAAGAGAGACTGGAGAAATATGGATATGAATCCACACAGGAGGGGAAGTTGTTTAAATTGTATCCCAAGAACTATGTGCGTTAA